A single region of the Proteiniborus ethanoligenes genome encodes:
- a CDS encoding STAS domain-containing protein — translation MSLEIIKKFDEGLESWMVYLVGELDIYTAPNFKETLIEALDEKIGDIIINGEKLSYIDSTGLGVLISALKKAKENNKNIIIKKIKPNIKKLFDLTSLDKVFLIEE, via the coding sequence ATGTCACTTGAAATAATTAAAAAATTTGATGAAGGCTTAGAGTCATGGATGGTATACTTGGTTGGAGAGCTAGATATATATACAGCACCTAATTTTAAAGAGACACTTATAGAAGCTCTAGATGAAAAAATAGGAGATATAATAATAAACGGAGAAAAATTATCTTATATTGACAGCACAGGGCTAGGAGTGCTCATAAGTGCTTTAAAAAAAGCTAAAGAAAACAATAAAAACATAATTATCAAGAAAATCAAACCCAATATTAAAAAGTTATTTGATTTAACGAGTTTAGATAAAGTATTTCTCATTGAGGAGTGA